TTCGCTGCTGGCTCAACTGCTCATTGCGAGTCAGCAGCCGTATTTGCGATTGTTTCTTATCCAGCTCGTAGGTGTATTGCAGCGCGGCCGTTCGCCGGACAATGTCTTGGGTACTCAGGCTGTCTTTGTAAGCCGTAAACAGCGTTTGATAACGGTAAGCATCCTCGTAGCGCCCCAGTTGAGCACTGGCTTGGGCAAGTATGTCGCTGGCATCGTGTATTATTTGTTTGGTGCCGCTGCGCTGACTTGCCCGCAGGCTGGCCCGCCCATACACCATTGCACTGTCAGGGCGCCCGGTATGCAGGAAGGCGCGCGCAAATATGACTTCAATAAGCGGGATGTTACCTACATCTTCCATCTGCTTCAACCGCCGTAACCCAAGCCGCCCCACGGAAAACACTTCCGCGTAGCGTCCTAGGCGCTCATTCATCTCCGCGCTGCGCACTTGTCCGAGCGTAACTAGCCGCTCATTGCCGGCTTCATGAGCCAGGGTCATTTGCCTCTCAAAATGCTGTAGCGCTTCCAACCATTTGCTTTGAGCACCAGCCAACCTCCCCAGCCCATTCAGGCAAAACGCTGCACCTTCTTTGTCGCCTGCCTTGGTAGCCAGTAGCATACCCCGGTCTAAGTACTGTTTGGCTTTCGTGTACTCGCCCACAATCATGGATGCAAGGCCCAGTTGACTGTTTATTAAAGTCAGCCATTTCTGATTTTGCATAGTCTCCGCCAAACGCAGCCCTTCGAAACTATGGGTCATTGCTTGGGTGAAGTCGCCCTGCCCGTAGTAAACGAAGCCGAGGTTATACAAGCACGAAATCTGGTTCAGCCGGTCGTCGAGCTGGCGGAATAGCTGCTGGGCTTGGCGCGTATAGATCAGGCTCTCCTTGTAATCGCCACGGAAACGATAGTAATAGCCCAATCCCATCAGCGCCCGTGCCTCCCCCGATTTGTACGTCAACTGCCGTGAAAGCCCCAGCGCCTCCTGAAAACTCGCTAAGGCGCTGCTGGTCGTCTTTTCCTTTTCCGCAAATGCTATTAATCGATTTACTCGAATGGTGTCGGGCTGCAGATAGTTGCGTACGGGCACCTGCGGCGGCTGGGGGGCTTTATTCTGCGCACCTATACCTATCGAAAGTACGCTCAGGCAGCAGATGAACAGGAGCTTCTTCATACAGGCCAGCGCTTCGTGGGCCAATACTTACAGTACTGGCACAATCCATTACAAGATATGAATTGTACCAATACTTATAAAGACACAACAGTGTAGAAGTAGCTGCTAATTCAAGGGCTGCACACTATTTTTTGGTACTATCAAGTTGTTGAGCCAAAGAAGGAAGCACTACCCGTTAGCTACGCTTTTTGCTTGCGGCGCCCCTCCAGGATACGGAAGAAAGAGCGCGTGTTAATCTCGTCCTTCGTCAGGCCCGTAGCTGTTATTTCCTCCTCCGTAATCGCCCCACAGTTTAGCGCCTTCAGGAAGAAGTTTAGTAAGCCCTGGCCGGTAGCCGCATCATCGAAGATGTCGCCGGTGAGCGTGGAAATGGCCGCTCGCTCCACGAAGCTTTTCAGGCGAAACACGGCGTCTTCGTAGCTGCTCAGGAAGAAGGCATACGTAGCTGCGTAGCGCATCGGGAGTTGCGCCGGATTTAGGTCCCAGCCTTGGTACAGGCCATTGATGAGGGAGTGCGTGGTGTGGTGAAAGCCTTGTCGCCAGGCGTTGTGCACTGATTCGCGGTTTTCTTTTTGCTGCTCAAACGTCAGGTTTTCGCCTCTGTGCGGACCGATGGGCATTACATTAGTGGCGCCATCAGAGAGAAAAATACCGGTGCCGCCCAGCGCTACTTTGGTCATGTGGTGGGCAAAGTCGCAGACGGGGTGCGCCATGGTCTGGTAGCGGGCCGTGATGCCAGCCGAAGCCGTGTAATCATAAGTGCCGAAGTGGGCGGCAACGCAGCGGCCTTCGCTAGCCCGGATGATGCGCATCAGTGGGTTGCGGCCTTCCTCATCCATAATGATTTGGGTGGCCTCTACCATCGTTTCCATCTGGAGGGTTCCGGGGGGCAAATTGTTTGCCTTTTCCAGAATTTCGAACAGGCGCACCATCGTCGTCATCTGCTCCGGAATGGTCACCTTTGGCAGCATCACCACAAAGTTGTCGGGCAGCTTACCGCCGGTTTTTTCCAGCAACGTCGTCAGAAAAATATCCAGCGTCCGAACACCGCGCTGCTTCAAATCCTCGGTGAAGGGCTTGATGCGAATACCGATGAACGGCGACAAGGTACGGTTCTGCATCCCGATGGCTACTTCATTGGCGGCTTGCACGGCCGTGGCATCTTCTTCCGCGTCGGGGCGGTTGCCGAAGCCGTCTTCAAAATCAATCCGAAAGTCCTCAACGGGTTCGGCCTTGAGCTTGGCGATGATCTTATCATACACCGAGTACGCCAGCCAGGCCATTTCCTTTTTGCGATCTTCCGGCGACAAAGCATCTAGCTTGGCAGTTAGCTCCGCAATGTCTTTCCCCGATTTTGGTAGGTGCTCGTAGCCTTTGAGCTGAAGCACGTTGGCCAGCTCCACAAAGTTAGGCGCGTAGGTGCGGAGGTTGTTCAGGGCAATGTCGCCCATGCGCACGCAGGTATCCGATTTGAACAAGTTGGCGCCGCCGTACACCGTGTGCACTGGTTGCCGATCAGGCTTGTCGCCGGGATAAGTTTGCTGAAACTTAAGGTTAGCGACGCCGAGCTGATGGAGCAGCTGCTCTTTATCGGAGTCTTGTATGCTGAGCTTCATATGCGTGGGGGGCAAATTTGGATGGGATGGGAACAGCCGGTTTTCAGCTTCAGGAACCGCGGTAGGTGGAGTAGCCAAAGGGGTTCAACAGCAGCGGCACGTGGTAGTGCTCCGGTGCAGTAACAGCAAAGACAATTTCCACGAAAGGATAGAAAGCGGTAGTTGCGTGCTGGTCGAAGTATTCTTGGGTGAAGAACTTTAGCTTATAGATTCCTCGCGCCAACAACTCCCCTTGCGGCAGCAAATCCGCAACGCGACCATCCAGGTTAGTTGTGCTGCGAGCCAGTTCGTGCCACGTTTCCGCCTGCTGGCTGTAAAGCGCAATAGCTACGCCCTGAGCCGGTTTGCCTCGGGTGGTATCGAGAATATGGGTGGTGATCTGGCTCATGTTGCTAACAGCTTTTCCAGCCTAATGTGAGTGATTTTTGCTTGTTCGCCCATGGCGATTTTTATCTCCTCATCGGGCTCATTGGGAAGCCTGGCTTGCAGCAGGGCTAGCATTTCCTCCGCCGATTTGCCCGTGGCGCAGACGATGAAAATATAGCCGAATTTCTCCTCGTAACGGGTATTTCCTTCGGCCAACGCTTCGAGCACTGCTTGGGAAGAATGTTGCACTGCCGCCTGCTCGCCAGCGGCCCAGGCGCTAGTGCTGGCAAACTTTTCCTTCAACGAGTTGATATCCCCAATCTTCGGGTGATGGGTAAACGCCTCCCGCCAATCGGGCTCCGAAAGGCCGTACCAAATACTGTCAGCCTTCCTGAGCAATGTTCCCTTATCCGGCACTGGGAAAATGTGGGTCATGGCTTCCACCCAGGCCGTGCTGCCGCAGCATTTACGGAGCGCTTCGCTTAGCGTGGGTTTCGGTAAAGCGTTAAGTTCGGGTAGGGTCATTCCGGATCAAGTTATCTAAACCTAAAGACGGTCATGCAGAGCGGAGCGAAGCATCTCGCGTGCTGATGCAGGATTACCATTCTTACACGCGAGATGCTTCGCTGCGCTCTGCATGACGGTTTGAGCAAGGTCTCTTTGAAAAAATAATCAACTACACCACGGTCGGGAAGCGATTGACGTTTTTGTAGTAGATATACACGGCGGGCTCCTTGCCCATGGCCGTGAACCATTGCTGGCAGTAAGGAGCCATCCAGATGGAGTCGCCTTTCTTGATGGGGTACCATTCGTGGTCGAGCATGTAGATGCCCTGGCCTTGAAGATAGAGAAGGCCGTGCTCCATGATGTGGGTTTCGACCATGGGCAAATTGCCCCCCGTCTGGTAGGTGAAGATGTTCACGGCCATGTCGAAGCTGAGGTGGTCGGGAAGCAGTACTTGGATGCGCAGAGCCTCATCGTTCATGTAGATGGGCGCCTTCGTGTCGTCCTTCTCGCCGAACAGAACGCCGGGTACCGCGTGGCCTTCCAGCGGCTCGTAAACTTTGTGAAAGGTGAGAATCTGAGTGCCAACTGTGGGATTTTCGAAACGGTATGCCTTACCGATGGGCACATACACGAACTCGCCGGTACTGAGCGTCCGATCTTGGCCATCGACACTGACCTGAATCTGGCCTTCCACCACGTAAAAGAAAATCTGCGACGCCTGCGTTTTGCCCACTAATTGCCCCCCAGCCTGCAACGTAACCAACGTTTGGCAAAGCCGAGCCCCCATCTGCTCGTTGATAATCACATTCACGGTACAGCCCGTCCAGCCCGGCACGTTGCTGTTGATGTAGCCATCAGGACTGATAACGGCATGATTGCGCTTGACGACGGAGCGGGTTAAGGCAGAAATTTCCATAGGGAATTACGAATGGTGGGAAATGAGTTGGGTTAGGAAGCGCTCGGCAACCCGCAGCGCGGCCGCTAGGTCGGGCAGCTCCACGCTTTCTAAAGGATTGTGGCTAATGCCTTTAAAGCAACGCACAAATAGCATAGTGGCCGGCGCGACTTTGGATATCGGCACGGCGTCGTGGCCGGCCCCACTAACCAGCGAAACGACTGGGTAGCCGGAATCGGCGATGGCGCGGGCTAGCAGGCTGTTTAAGGTAGCGTCGCACGTCACTGGGGCCGTCTGCTGAATGAGGTTCCAGGTCAGCGTGATAACGCGCTGATCCGCAATGGTTTCTATCTTTTCTCGCAGCACGTGATAGGCCCAGGTTAAGCGTGCTTCATCCGCGCTCCGCAGATCAAGGCTGCACACCACTTCACCGGGAATCACGTTGCTGGCCGCGTGACGAATATCGAGCTTGCCCACCGTTGCAACCAGCGTCTGCTGGTGATCCTGACCAAACTGCTCGATAGCCAAAATAGCTTCGGCGGCGCAGCACAGCGCATCCTGCCGCATGTTCATCGGCACCGTGCCCACATGGCCGGCCATGCCTTTGAAGACCATTTCCACGCGCTGCTGCCCGGCAATGGCCGTTACGAGGGCCACCGGAATGGCACGCTCGTACAGCACCGGGCCTTGCTCAATGTGAGCCTCGAAGTAACCCAGCCAGTTATCGGCGGGAATTGCATCGTGCGTAAGCTGCTGCGTATCGCCGCCCATGGTTGCCACAGCTTCCGCCAGAGTGACACCAGCCGCATCTCGTTTTTGGAGTAAGTCAGCCTCAAAAAAGCCCCCTACAACCTTACTACCTAAGTAAGTAGTATGAAACCGGCAGCCTTCCTCGTCGCTGAACGCAATAAGCTCTATGTGAAACGGTAGCTCGACTCTTCGTTGCACGAGTTGCTCCAGCAAATCCAGTCCCAGCAGCACGCCTAATGGTCCATCGAATTTGCCGGCATTTACCACCGTGTCAATATGCGAGGCAATAACGAAGGTTTTGGCTCCCGGCCGTAGGCTAATCAGTCGGCCACGCACGTTGCCGATGCTATCAATGCGGGTTTCGAGCCCCGCTGCATTCATCCAGCTTTTTACTAATGCGCTGCCCGCTAGAAAAGCAGGCGTACCAAAAGTGCGCGTTATGCAGCTTTGGTCTTCGCTAATAGCGGCCAGGGTGTTAATGCGCTGTAGGAGTTGCTCGGCTCGGTGTACGTAGGCATCCATGCAGCTAGCGCGTAATGATTTCACCCTGATTGAGGTGCGTGAAGTTGGGTTGATCATACACCTGCTGCCCCTTCAGAAACGTTTGGGTCACCACGCCCCGCAGCTCTTGCCCAATGTAAGGCGACACCTTATGCCGATGGTGCAGCATATCAGCCGTTACAATGAAGGCTTGATCAGGCTCCAGCACCAGCAGGTCGGCATCATAGCCTTTGGCAATTTGGCCTTTGCGCGCTTGCTGCCCAATGAGTTTCGCGGGGTTCGTGCTTAGCCACCGAACGATGTCCGTCAGATCGGCTCCACGCTTTTGGGCGGCAGTCCACAGTACGGGCAGGGCCAATTGCAACGACGCAATGCCGCCCCAGGCCGTGGTAAAATCTCCGCTTTCCAGCTGCTTCAAATCGGGCGGCGCGGGTGAGTGGTCGGTGGCGACGAAGTCGATAATACCAGCCTGTAAAGCCCCCCACAGCTCATCATTGTTGGCCTGCTCCCGAATAGGCGGAGCGCATTTGAACTGCGTCTGCCCGTCATTAATGTTTTCAGCGTTGAAAAACAGGTAATGCTGGGCAGTTTCTACGGTCAGTGGCAACCCGTTGGCCTTGGCCGCAGCAATCGGCGCAATAGAGTTGGCCGATGATAAATGCACGATGTGCGTAGGGCAATCATACTCCTCGCACAGCCGAATCATCAGCGCCACGGCTTCATCTTCCCACTGTTTGGGGCGCGAGGCGAGGTAATTTTGGTACGACCGTTTATCCCCGGTTTTCCAAGTCTCATCGTTTGTGGTTAGCTCACAGTGCACCAGCAGCGGCAGGCCGTGGCGGGCCAGAATCGGCATCACTTGCCGTAGGTCTTGCTCGGTGGCATTGGGAAAATCGTCGATGCCGGAATGGGTCAGAAACGCCTTGAACCCAAGCACTCCATGATTAATCAGTCCTTCTATCTCGCTGGCGTTGCCCGGCACAATGCCGCCCCAAAACCCGCAATTAGTGTGCAGCTGACCTTTCGTAGCAGCTAGCTTCAGCGCTAGGTTAGCGACTGAAGTTGTCACCGGCGCTGAGTTCAGGGGCATATCCACCAGCGTGGTAAGGCCGCCGGCTAGGGCGGCGCGGGTGGCTGTATCGAAGCCTTCCCACTCGGTGCGGCCGGGCTCGTTGATATGTACGTGGGGGTCAATTACGCCGGGCAGCACCGCCCGATTTTGCACGTCGATAACTGGGCAATCGACAGCCGTAGTAGCCGGCACCACGTCCACAATCTGGCCATCCCGGAGCAAGATTAGCGCCTCCAGTATGCCCTGCGGCGTCACTACGTTTTTACTTTTTATAGCTGCGTCCAGCATGCGAGGGGGCAGAATGGGCGATGAACAAGATTGGTCCTTCAATCTAGCAGGATAATTTTCTAGATTGGAAATCTTTCCATGCGTAACCAGCCAACGAGAATGGGTATCAAACTAGGAATCAATGCCTACGGCAAAAACGCGATTAATCTATCCAAGATTATCCGTCACGCCGACCACCACGAGTTTCGCCAGATTTCGGTGAGTGTGGCGCTCGAAGGCGAGTTTGAAACGGCCCACACACTCGGCGACAATTCAACCATTCTCCCCACCGACACGCAGAAGAATACGGTGTATGCGCTGGCTAAAGAGCATTTTACTACCACTATCGAAGCCTTTGGAATTCACTTGGCCAACTTCTTCTTCACCCGAAATCCGCAGGTAAGCAAGGTCAGAATTGAGATAATAGAGCACGGTTGGCAGCGCATGTCTTTTGATGGAGAAGCGCACACGCACGCCTTCACGGGCGGTAGCTCAGAAAAGCGTCGCGCCATCATCACCCAGACCGCCCAAGGCGTGCAGGTTTCCGCTGGTCTCCAGGATTTATTGCTGCTAAAAACCACTGATTCAGCTTTCGAGAAGTATATCCAAGATGAGTACACCGTCCTGAAGGAAACTACGGACCGCATTCTGGCTACTAAATGTGAAGCAACCTGGAAATACACAACCTCAGACCTAGATTTCGAAGCCACTTACCAGATGATTCGCACGTCGCTGCTGCGCACGTTTGCCGGGCACAAGAGTCTTTCGGTGCAGCACACCCTGTATGCCATTGGGGAGCAAATTCTGCTGGAGAATGAGGTAGTCAAAGAAGTCAGCCTCATCATGCCTAACAAGCACCATATTCCCTTCAACCTAGAACAGTTTGGGATGGAGAATAACAACGAGATTTTCATCGCTACCGATGAGCCCTTCGGCTATATCACGGGCACAGTAGTGCGGGACTAACCGTTTTTAGTGAACGATAAAAAAGCCCCCCAAACGTCATGCAGAGCACCGCGAAGCATGAACGGCGGTAAGGTATTGATTACTTCATATTCTTCACGGCAATTAGTTGCGCGGCAATGCTGATGGCTATTTCTTCGGGTGTTTGACTGTTGATGGGCACACCAACTGGGGCGTGCAAGCGCTGTAGCTGTTCAGGCGGAATGCCCGCTGCTTGGTAGTCAGCAAGCATCTTTTCTATCTTCTTTTGGCTGCCTAACAAACCTAGAAAACGCAACTTCTTGTTCAGCAGCGCCCGCACGGCAATATCATCGGTGCGGTAGCCTACCGTCATGATAACCACGTACTGATCTACGCCTTCGGGGATAAGCTCTTGTAAGTCGGTGTAATTGGCGACGGTCGTTTTATCGTGGACGAAACTGTTCTCTAAGAACGTATTAAGTTGCGGTCGGTCTTCATAGAGGTGAACTCGGAAATCGAGCGACTGCAACAAGCGCGATAAAGCCAAGGCGCAGTGGCCGCCACCGATGAGATGCAGCTGGTATTTATGACCAATTTTCTCCTGATACAGCCAAGCATCTGCGGGCTCCGGCCGAAACAAATAATCTTGCGCTGGCTGCTTGCTTACTTCGAAAAAAATGCCCCCCGACGTCAGGGTCAGCGTGCCGGTTTGCTCGTGTTGGAGAGCTGAGAGCAGTTGCTGAATTGCCGTGGCATCCGTTTGCCGCACGGGGTATAGCAGCACAGTTTGCTCGCCGGAGCAAATCATCCCGCTTTGGTCTTGGGGGGCTTTTTTGTTATGAATCTGGCGGTGCAAAGAGCTTACTGGTGAGGGCTGCACGAGACACTCACGGGCCAGTTGCACCAGCTTGTGCTCCATAATGCCACCACCAATGGAGCCCTGCATAGCGCCGTGCGCATCTACACTCATTGCAAACCCCTGCCGGCCCGGACTACTGCCCTGACTTTGCACCACATACAGCAGCATGGCTGGAACGCCACAGCGCAAACTTTCGCTAAGAAGCAGCCACGTGGCGCAGGCTCTGTTCATGTACTTGTGGGGTGCCGGTGGCCGACTGCGGATATAACCCAAGCAATACTTTCTCCGGGGTCATCGGGGCACCAAAGGCGATAGGAGAAGTTGGATTGAATGCTTTAATAGCATTGCGCAGGGCGAAATAGGTGCCAATTCCATACATAAAGGGCGGCTCGCCTACGGCCTTGGAGCGGAAAATAGCGAGGTTGTCCTGCTCGGTTTGCAAGGGTTCGATGGAAATTTCCTTCGGCACCGAATAGATATCAGGAATCTTATAGGTAGAGAGCGTATTGGAGCGCAGCCGACCGGCCGGGTCATAAAGCAGTTCTTCGAGCGTCATCCAGCCTATTCCCTGCACAATACCGCCCTCAATCTGGCCACGATCCACGGCGGGGTTCATGCTGCGCCCAAAGTCGTGCACCACCCGTACCGCGTCTACTTGATAGGTGCCACGCAGACAATCCACGGTTACGGTGGTGATGGCGGTGCCATAGACGTGGTAAGCGAACGGGTGGCCTTTCTCGGTAGCCTTATCGAAGTGCACCTCCGGCGTGGCATAGTGGGCGTGCTCCGATAAGCTCACGCGCTTTAGAAAAGCGGCTGTAACCAGCTTTTTCCAGTCTAGCTCTGTTTGCTGGCCGTTGAGTAGTACTTGTTCATCCCGAAGTTCAATAGCGGTTTCGGATGCTTGCAGGACCTGAGCAGCAACCTCTTTCAGCCGCTGCACAATGGCTTGGCAAGCCAGCTGCACGGCCTTGCCATTCAGGTCAGCGGTAGCGCTGGCGGCGGACGGCGACGTATTGGCGATGCGGTTGGTGCTGGTAGTTTGCACCCGCACTTTGCTGGGGCTGATGGACAAGGTTTGGGCCGCCACTTGCAGCATTTTCGTGTTCACGCCCTGCCCCATTTCCACGGCGCCGGTGCTCACTTTCACGCTACCATCATAGTAGATATGTACCAGCGCCCGCGCCTGGTTCATCGATGTGTTGGTGAAGGAGATACCAAAGCAGACCGGCATCAGGGCCAAGCCTTTTTTATAGAGCGAAGAAGAGGCATTGAATGCTTCAACCTCCTGTCGCAGCTTTTCCACATCGTATAACTCTTCCGCCTTGTGCCAGCAAGCATGCGCTTCGCTCACAGCTTTTTGCCCGAAAGGAAACTCGTCGCCAGTCTGATTTAGGTTCTTTTTCTGAATTACACAGGCCTCTATACCAAGCTTTTCGGCAGCAGTAGCGATGGCGGCTTCCATCACAAACTTAGCTTGCGGACCGCCAAAACCCCGAAATGCCGTATTGGGGGGCAAATGCGTGCGACAACTGTAGGCCGTGGCCCGCACATTGGGGATAAAATAGGTGCCGGTAGTGTGAAACAACGTTCGCTCCATAATGGCCGGCGACAGGTCGGCAGCGGCACCGGCATTCTGGTAGAAGTCGACCTCGTAGGCTACGATTTTGAGGTTTTTATCCAGCCCAATTTTAAAGTCGGAAGAGTATGGGTGGCGCTTGCCGGTCATGGCCATATCCTCTAGCCGGTGCAACACATATTTTACCGGGCGGCGCAGATGATGCGCGGCCAGCGCGCACAGGGCTACCCAAGCATTAGCTTGATCCTCTTTGCC
The window above is part of the Hymenobacter radiodurans genome. Proteins encoded here:
- a CDS encoding ATP-binding protein gives rise to the protein MKKLLFICCLSVLSIGIGAQNKAPQPPQVPVRNYLQPDTIRVNRLIAFAEKEKTTSSALASFQEALGLSRQLTYKSGEARALMGLGYYYRFRGDYKESLIYTRQAQQLFRQLDDRLNQISCLYNLGFVYYGQGDFTQAMTHSFEGLRLAETMQNQKWLTLINSQLGLASMIVGEYTKAKQYLDRGMLLATKAGDKEGAAFCLNGLGRLAGAQSKWLEALQHFERQMTLAHEAGNERLVTLGQVRSAEMNERLGRYAEVFSVGRLGLRRLKQMEDVGNIPLIEVIFARAFLHTGRPDSAMVYGRASLRASQRSGTKQIIHDASDILAQASAQLGRYEDAYRYQTLFTAYKDSLSTQDIVRRTAALQYTYELDKKQSQIRLLTRNEQLSQQRSQQQKLLLVGALVALAVVAGLSVLLWRNNQQKQRANAQLQRQQEELQAAQSQLIQREKMASLGEFTAGIAHEIQNPLNFVNNFAEVSAELVGELGTAQKSPDRDAALEADLLAYLSQNLCKIREHGGRAARIVQGMMEHARPSTGERQLTDLNALCDENLRLAYHGQRAKDPNFEVKFTTNFDSDLGLVPVVPQEIGRVLLNLYTNAFYAVSQQAARHENGYQPQVLVTTRRRNGQVKLRVRDNGIGIPEAIQEKIFQPFFTTKPAGEGTGLGLSLSYDIVTKGHGGTLSVESQEGKYTEVIVSLPVSKAEQEDKSYSYF
- a CDS encoding DUF6986 family protein; translation: MKLSIQDSDKEQLLHQLGVANLKFQQTYPGDKPDRQPVHTVYGGANLFKSDTCVRMGDIALNNLRTYAPNFVELANVLQLKGYEHLPKSGKDIAELTAKLDALSPEDRKKEMAWLAYSVYDKIIAKLKAEPVEDFRIDFEDGFGNRPDAEEDATAVQAANEVAIGMQNRTLSPFIGIRIKPFTEDLKQRGVRTLDIFLTTLLEKTGGKLPDNFVVMLPKVTIPEQMTTMVRLFEILEKANNLPPGTLQMETMVEATQIIMDEEGRNPLMRIIRASEGRCVAAHFGTYDYTASAGITARYQTMAHPVCDFAHHMTKVALGGTGIFLSDGATNVMPIGPHRGENLTFEQQKENRESVHNAWRQGFHHTTHSLINGLYQGWDLNPAQLPMRYAATYAFFLSSYEDAVFRLKSFVERAAISTLTGDIFDDAATGQGLLNFFLKALNCGAITEEEITATGLTKDEINTRSFFRILEGRRKQKA
- the uraH gene encoding hydroxyisourate hydrolase, translating into MSQITTHILDTTRGKPAQGVAIALYSQQAETWHELARSTTNLDGRVADLLPQGELLARGIYKLKFFTQEYFDQHATTAFYPFVEIVFAVTAPEHYHVPLLLNPFGYSTYRGS
- the uraD gene encoding 2-oxo-4-hydroxy-4-carboxy-5-ureidoimidazoline decarboxylase, which produces MTLPELNALPKPTLSEALRKCCGSTAWVEAMTHIFPVPDKGTLLRKADSIWYGLSEPDWREAFTHHPKIGDINSLKEKFASTSAWAAGEQAAVQHSSQAVLEALAEGNTRYEEKFGYIFIVCATGKSAEEMLALLQARLPNEPDEEIKIAMGEQAKITHIRLEKLLAT
- the allE gene encoding (S)-ureidoglycine aminohydrolase: MEISALTRSVVKRNHAVISPDGYINSNVPGWTGCTVNVIINEQMGARLCQTLVTLQAGGQLVGKTQASQIFFYVVEGQIQVSVDGQDRTLSTGEFVYVPIGKAYRFENPTVGTQILTFHKVYEPLEGHAVPGVLFGEKDDTKAPIYMNDEALRIQVLLPDHLSFDMAVNIFTYQTGGNLPMVETHIMEHGLLYLQGQGIYMLDHEWYPIKKGDSIWMAPYCQQWFTAMGKEPAVYIYYKNVNRFPTVV
- a CDS encoding allantoate amidohydrolase; the protein is MDAYVHRAEQLLQRINTLAAISEDQSCITRTFGTPAFLAGSALVKSWMNAAGLETRIDSIGNVRGRLISLRPGAKTFVIASHIDTVVNAGKFDGPLGVLLGLDLLEQLVQRRVELPFHIELIAFSDEEGCRFHTTYLGSKVVGGFFEADLLQKRDAAGVTLAEAVATMGGDTQQLTHDAIPADNWLGYFEAHIEQGPVLYERAIPVALVTAIAGQQRVEMVFKGMAGHVGTVPMNMRQDALCCAAEAILAIEQFGQDHQQTLVATVGKLDIRHAASNVIPGEVVCSLDLRSADEARLTWAYHVLREKIETIADQRVITLTWNLIQQTAPVTCDATLNSLLARAIADSGYPVVSLVSGAGHDAVPISKVAPATMLFVRCFKGISHNPLESVELPDLAAALRVAERFLTQLISHHS
- the allB gene encoding allantoinase AllB encodes the protein MKDQSCSSPILPPRMLDAAIKSKNVVTPQGILEALILLRDGQIVDVVPATTAVDCPVIDVQNRAVLPGVIDPHVHINEPGRTEWEGFDTATRAALAGGLTTLVDMPLNSAPVTTSVANLALKLAATKGQLHTNCGFWGGIVPGNASEIEGLINHGVLGFKAFLTHSGIDDFPNATEQDLRQVMPILARHGLPLLVHCELTTNDETWKTGDKRSYQNYLASRPKQWEDEAVALMIRLCEEYDCPTHIVHLSSANSIAPIAAAKANGLPLTVETAQHYLFFNAENINDGQTQFKCAPPIREQANNDELWGALQAGIIDFVATDHSPAPPDLKQLESGDFTTAWGGIASLQLALPVLWTAAQKRGADLTDIVRWLSTNPAKLIGQQARKGQIAKGYDADLLVLEPDQAFIVTADMLHHRHKVSPYIGQELRGVVTQTFLKGQQVYDQPNFTHLNQGEIITR
- the pucL gene encoding factor-independent urate hydroxylase, encoding MGIKLGINAYGKNAINLSKIIRHADHHEFRQISVSVALEGEFETAHTLGDNSTILPTDTQKNTVYALAKEHFTTTIEAFGIHLANFFFTRNPQVSKVRIEIIEHGWQRMSFDGEAHTHAFTGGSSEKRRAIITQTAQGVQVSAGLQDLLLLKTTDSAFEKYIQDEYTVLKETTDRILATKCEATWKYTTSDLDFEATYQMIRTSLLRTFAGHKSLSVQHTLYAIGEQILLENEVVKEVSLIMPNKHHIPFNLEQFGMENNNEIFIATDEPFGYITGTVVRD
- a CDS encoding XdhC family protein codes for the protein MNRACATWLLLSESLRCGVPAMLLYVVQSQGSSPGRQGFAMSVDAHGAMQGSIGGGIMEHKLVQLARECLVQPSPVSSLHRQIHNKKAPQDQSGMICSGEQTVLLYPVRQTDATAIQQLLSALQHEQTGTLTLTSGGIFFEVSKQPAQDYLFRPEPADAWLYQEKIGHKYQLHLIGGGHCALALSRLLQSLDFRVHLYEDRPQLNTFLENSFVHDKTTVANYTDLQELIPEGVDQYVVIMTVGYRTDDIAVRALLNKKLRFLGLLGSQKKIEKMLADYQAAGIPPEQLQRLHAPVGVPINSQTPEEIAISIAAQLIAVKNMK
- a CDS encoding xanthine dehydrogenase molybdopterin binding subunit, with protein sequence MKNIDSGNHTRGQSVYLDDIPLVAGTLFGAVFSSPVAHGHIKQLHLAEAAQQPGVVRIFTHQDITGENQIGGIIPDEPLLAEHEVDFCGMPIAFVVATSDEAARAAVKKIKVDITPLPVITDPRVAHAQGELIVPPRTFRLGDTTQVWEECEYVFEGTADTNGQEHLYIETQCAYAIPQENGELKIYSSTQSPTAGQRTAARVLGVPMHQLEVDVIRLGGGFGGKEDQANAWVALCALAAHHLRRPVKYVLHRLEDMAMTGKRHPYSSDFKIGLDKNLKIVAYEVDFYQNAGAAADLSPAIMERTLFHTTGTYFIPNVRATAYSCRTHLPPNTAFRGFGGPQAKFVMEAAIATAAEKLGIEACVIQKKNLNQTGDEFPFGQKAVSEAHACWHKAEELYDVEKLRQEVEAFNASSSLYKKGLALMPVCFGISFTNTSMNQARALVHIYYDGSVKVSTGAVEMGQGVNTKMLQVAAQTLSISPSKVRVQTTSTNRIANTSPSAASATADLNGKAVQLACQAIVQRLKEVAAQVLQASETAIELRDEQVLLNGQQTELDWKKLVTAAFLKRVSLSEHAHYATPEVHFDKATEKGHPFAYHVYGTAITTVTVDCLRGTYQVDAVRVVHDFGRSMNPAVDRGQIEGGIVQGIGWMTLEELLYDPAGRLRSNTLSTYKIPDIYSVPKEISIEPLQTEQDNLAIFRSKAVGEPPFMYGIGTYFALRNAIKAFNPTSPIAFGAPMTPEKVLLGLYPQSATGTPQVHEQSLRHVAAS